The Bosea beijingensis genome contains the following window.
GCCTGTGGGACTGGGACCTCGCGCGCGGCCGGATCTACTGGTCGGATTCGATGTATGCCCTGCTCGGCTATGACCGCACTGGCGAATACATGTCCTTCGGCGAGGTTTCGAGCTTCATCAATCAGGAGGATGTCGACCTCTACGCGCTGGCCGATGCGATCAGCCGCGGCGAGGCGGATCATCTCGACCGCGAATTCCGCGTCCGCTCCGCCGCCGGCGAATGGATCTGGCTCAAGGCTCGCGCCGAGCTCGTCATCGACCGCCGCACCCGCTCGCGCCATCTCGTCGGCATCGTCGTCGACATCTCCGAGCAGCGCCGCATGGCCGAGCGCACCGCCACCTCCGACGCCCGCCTGCGCGACGCCGTCGAGGCGATCTCGGAAGCCTTCGTGCTGTGGGATGCCGATAACCGCCTCGTGCTCTGCAACGCCAAGTATCAACAGCTCCACCAGCTCCCGGCGGATGCCCTGCAATCCGGCGCCTCCTATGACGAGATCATGCAGCTCTCCGCCCAGCCGCAGATCGACCGCGAGCCGCTGCGGGTCCAGCGCGGCACCGCCGGCACATCCTACGAGGCCCGCCTCTCGGACGGCCGCTGGCTCCAGATCAACGGGCGTCGCACCAAGGATGGCGGATCGGTCTCGGTCGGCACGGACATCACCAAGCTCAAGCAGCAGGAAGAACGGCTGACCCAGTCCGAGCACCAGCTCCTGATGCATGTCACCGATCTCAAGGCCTCACGCCAGAAGCTCGAAGCCCAGGCCCAGCAGCTCGCCGATCTCGCCGAGCGCTATCTCGAGCAGAAGGCCTCCGCCGAAAGCGCCAACCGCGCCAAGTCCGAATTCCTCGCCAACATGAGCCATGAGCTGCGCACGCCGCTGAACGCCATCATCGGCTTCTCCGAGATCATGGAGAACGGCATGTTCGGCCCGCTCGGCGAAAAATACACCGACTATGTCCGCGACATCCGCTCCAGCGGCGGCTATCTCCTCGGCATCATCGACGACATCCTCGACATGTCCCGCATCGAATCCGGCCGGATGCGGCTGGAGAGGACCGAGATCGCGCTCGGCCCGGTGCTCGACCAAGCCCTGCGGAAGGTCCAGCCGGAAGTGGAGCGCAAACAGCTCGTGCTCGCCATCGAAGGCCCGCTCGACACCCATCTCGAGGCCGACCCGCACGCGCTCTACCAAATCCTCGGCAACCTGCTCGACAACGCCGCCAAGTTCACGCCCGAAGGCGGCCGGATCGCGGTGCGCACCCGGCATGTCCCCGGCGCGCTCAACATCTTCATCGAGGATACCGGCATCGGCATTCCCAAGGAGAAGCTCGACCGCGTCGGCCGGCCGTTCGAGCAGGTCGAGGGCGATCTGGTGCGCAGCTACAAGGGCTCGGGCCTCGGGCTTGCCATCGCCCGCTCGCTCACCGAACTGCATGGCGGCTCGCTCCGGCTGCGCTCGGCAATGGGCGCCGGTACCATCGTCATGGTCCACCTGCCGCTCGACGGCGGCGCGGAGCGAGTGACCGCACAGGCGGCGTGAGGCTCAGCCGGCCTTCGCCTGCGACAGGACGCGGGTGAAGATCGCCCGCACGCCGGAGCGGACCTCGTCCAACTCCGCCTTCAACACCTTCGCATCCGGCCGGCCGACTGCAGTGGCGATGCGGCGCAGCACCCGGGGCGGCACGGCCTTGGGATCGAAGGCCTCCTCCACCGTGAAGCGCTGCCAGAGCTGGACGTCGCCGATCAGGCGATGCGCTTCCAGCAAGGCCGAGGCATCCCCGTCCGACAGCAGGCCAACCGCCTTGGCCGCTGCGAAGACCGAGGCCGTATCGTTGACGATCAGGCCGGGATGCGCGCTGGCATAGGCCAGCAGCAGGAACTGGGCGAGGAAGTCGAGATCGGTGATGCCGCCGGCTGCGAGCTTCAGGTCCCAGGGGTCCTTCTCGCCCTTCTCCTTGGCGATCAGCGCACGCATCTCGGCGACGGCCGCCGCGACCTTGGCCGGCTCGCGCTTGCGCGAGAGGATCGCGCGGATCGAGGCTTCCACCCGCTTCGCCAGAGCGTCGTCGCCGGCGACTACACGGGCGCGAGTCAGCGCCATCTCCTCCCAGATCTCGGCCTCACCCTGATGATAGGCCTCGAAGCCGGCGAACTGGGTGGCAGCCGGGCTCTTGTTGCCTGTCGGGCGCAAGCGCATGTCGACCTGATAGAGCGTGCCGCGCCGCGTCGGCACGGTCAGCGCCGCGACGAGACGCTGGGTGAAACGGACGTGCCAGGTGACAGGATCAAGGCTGCGGACACCGTCGCTCGGACCGGCCTCCTCCGGCCGGTCATAAAGCAGGATCAGGTCGAGATCGGACGACGGCGTCAACTCGCCCGCGCCGAGCCGGCCAAGGCCGAGCACCACGGTCTCCGCTCCCTCGATCGCGCCATGGTCCTCCGTGAAGGACCGGCGGGTGTCGGTGAAGGCGACGCGCAGGCAGGCTTCCGCCACAGCGCAATAGGCCTGTCCCGCCCCTTGTGCCGGGTAGACGCCTGAGAGCAGCCGCGCGCCGACCAGGAAGTTCTCCTGCCGGGCCGCGTCGCGCAAACGGTCGAGCCCGTCCTCGACGCTCGGCGGCGGCGAACCGACATAATTGCGGATGCGGCGCTCCAGCGCCGCGACATCGAGCACCGCCTGCCCGAAGGCGGGGTCGATGACGCCGTCGAGGACATGCGGATGCAGGGCTGCAACCTTGGCGAGGCGCGGCGCGCTGCCCAATATCTCGGCGAAGAGCGTCAGCAGGGAATCATGCGAGCGCAGCAGCGTCAGCAGTTCGACCGCGGCCGGCATGCGGACGAAGGCGTTGTCGAGATGGGCAAGCGCGCCGTCGGGGTCGGCGGTGCGGCCGAGCGCGACGAGCAAGGCTGGGGTCAATTCCGTCAGCACCTCGCGGGCGCGAGCGCTGGTGACGGCGGCACGGCGGCCGAAATGCCAGCCGCGGACCGTCTCCGCCGCGGTCGCGCCATCGCGAAAGCCGAGCTTGCCGAGCGTCTCGATGGTCTCGGGATCGGCTTCCGAGCCGGTGAAGCTCAGTGTACCGGCCTCGGAAGCGAGGCTTGGTCCCTCCTCGAACAGCAGGGCGTAATGTCCCTCAACGCGCCTGGCATGGGCCGTCAGCGCCTTGCCGAAGGCGGTCGTCGAGGGGTAGCCGCAGAAGCGGGCGAAGGCTTCGAGATCGCCCGCCGCCTTGGGCAGGGTCTGC
Protein-coding sequences here:
- a CDS encoding PAS domain-containing sensor histidine kinase codes for the protein MSRANAGCAPVRADTILGVARSLTHPLYHRFESFEPAFRTAIPAFVGFFLIILAAGALIQTTAMRDEALVDATGDMDLVSALVARELDTATLAGKEPAEVLAALTARYLAAHGRFVHVSGADGRVIASEPVIGQTQRTLVDFLGQTQPLTVFGDRAGVMRITLPNGADVFASVRNLAAPLGQVAVLQPVSHALSTWQFRRSGLILLFGAAGLVLGVTTLAFIVQSKRASAADEDCDCVRERIDTALNRGHCGLWDWDLARGRIYWSDSMYALLGYDRTGEYMSFGEVSSFINQEDVDLYALADAISRGEADHLDREFRVRSAAGEWIWLKARAELVIDRRTRSRHLVGIVVDISEQRRMAERTATSDARLRDAVEAISEAFVLWDADNRLVLCNAKYQQLHQLPADALQSGASYDEIMQLSAQPQIDREPLRVQRGTAGTSYEARLSDGRWLQINGRRTKDGGSVSVGTDITKLKQQEERLTQSEHQLLMHVTDLKASRQKLEAQAQQLADLAERYLEQKASAESANRAKSEFLANMSHELRTPLNAIIGFSEIMENGMFGPLGEKYTDYVRDIRSSGGYLLGIIDDILDMSRIESGRMRLERTEIALGPVLDQALRKVQPEVERKQLVLAIEGPLDTHLEADPHALYQILGNLLDNAAKFTPEGGRIAVRTRHVPGALNIFIEDTGIGIPKEKLDRVGRPFEQVEGDLVRSYKGSGLGLAIARSLTELHGGSLRLRSAMGAGTIVMVHLPLDGGAERVTAQAA
- a CDS encoding bifunctional [glutamine synthetase] adenylyltransferase/[glutamine synthetase]-adenylyl-L-tyrosine phosphorylase, whose translation is MAERLCDRLETAPVLPAKAKAEVLLKRELIDRLHDEEAAEALTAHLAEHPRSAALVAGILAHSPFLTQITRFDPAGLLASLTEAPEARRDALLAGIAAFAEAGCETADLMRELRRFRRAMALLIALADIGGAWDVETVTAALTATADTATRLAANHVLRQAADLGRINLADLADPGTGSGLVVLALGKHGAGELNYSSDIDIVVFFDPEAAEAAGVGEPTSFFVKLTQQIARIIQERTPDGYVFRVDLRLRPDPASTHVAVSLPSAYSYYETVGQNWERAAMIKARPIAGDIALGRRFLKDLAPFIWRKYFDFATIADIHAMKRQIQTVKGHETIAVAGHNVKLGRGGIREIEFFVQTQQLVFGGRRPALRGPRTLEMLGELTAESWITPQAHDELSESYRWLRTIEHRLQMQADEQTQTLPKAAGDLEAFARFCGYPSTTAFGKALTAHARRVEGHYALLFEEGPSLASEAGTLSFTGSEADPETIETLGKLGFRDGATAAETVRGWHFGRRAAVTSARAREVLTELTPALLVALGRTADPDGALAHLDNAFVRMPAAVELLTLLRSHDSLLTLFAEILGSAPRLAKVAALHPHVLDGVIDPAFGQAVLDVAALERRIRNYVGSPPPSVEDGLDRLRDAARQENFLVGARLLSGVYPAQGAGQAYCAVAEACLRVAFTDTRRSFTEDHGAIEGAETVVLGLGRLGAGELTPSSDLDLILLYDRPEEAGPSDGVRSLDPVTWHVRFTQRLVAALTVPTRRGTLYQVDMRLRPTGNKSPAATQFAGFEAYHQGEAEIWEEMALTRARVVAGDDALAKRVEASIRAILSRKREPAKVAAAVAEMRALIAKEKGEKDPWDLKLAAGGITDLDFLAQFLLLAYASAHPGLIVNDTASVFAAAKAVGLLSDGDASALLEAHRLIGDVQLWQRFTVEEAFDPKAVPPRVLRRIATAVGRPDAKVLKAELDEVRSGVRAIFTRVLSQAKAG